The following are from one region of the Nostoc cf. commune SO-36 genome:
- a CDS encoding rhamnosyltransferase WsaF family glycosyltransferase — translation MNKDWSKDYPSAENLTEEGLGENHVLRKMLNLIADNQRVVDFGCATGYFAQLLSRKGCIVTGVEINRDAAKVAEQYCKEVIVADLDFVSVTEILPSQEFDVAVFGDVLEHLRNPWKVLEETKQMLKKDGYVVASIPNIAHGAIRLSLLQGKFEYTELGILDNTHLRFFTRKTVEELFEIPGYFVNIADRTKLEVFSESSLIPQNKREQFDSNTIKQIEEDKDADTLQFIIRADPWTIEGEYAAISDRFSNLLEESEQLKSQLHSTQAELDQAQAQVQGNQLQLERSQSQLQQTQTELERSQSQLQQTQTELERSQSQLQQTQTELERSQSQLQQTQAELERSQSHLQQTQTELERSQSQLQQTQAKLEKSQSELIYAQTSITAMQTSKFWKLRKAWFRVKGFLDLVPASEMFTHNKELNTVNKTEDILETSNSLQEDLSTDNRLKMFAFISGCPGDSYRYRCHHQAEILKYLGYTVDVYEPMVFLYNELIIKYKIIVAHRVPHTYEFEQFVSNAKKLGIKVIFDTDDLVFDPSRISQIHAFTLMDQQEKTLYENGVKRYRKSMSLCDYITVSTNKLQQEIKQSFPNKVSIILRNRISNEMEQGAIEARKSYVPNDGMLRIAYFSGTKTHVKDFAECVLALKSILTEFPYVRLMVVGHLDIPEALQEVASQIECVPYMPWRDLPELYRKVDINLAPLEKNNDFTESKSELKYFEAALLSVPTIASDTSAFHVAIQDGVNGLLCNSLDEWKNALYQLVTNYKLRQEMGHKAFEDVNSRYLTRVAASESMQKWKYLLGGSLSPNKPLSIAFILRAPIAQTGGGYKHIFNLAYYLAAKEHTVNIYIEPIAHLTNFTTEQVRDFCDENFGKSNAIIHCGHAGILESDIAIATNWPTAYVVDQLVNTRFKAYYVQDYEPYFYKPGEANFTQAEATYDLPLSIITLGKYLAEILSQRNKIDYPYVDFPLGEVFLAENPILERHLNTTKPCSILFFARPHIPRRNFTLGVESLNKLYQHNSDVQIKLYGLEEALELPFPYENLGVLTQAETAEAMRSSDIHLSFSMTNISTVVFEAMVVAVPQSK, via the coding sequence ATGAATAAAGATTGGTCAAAGGATTATCCATCGGCTGAAAATCTTACAGAAGAAGGTTTGGGTGAAAACCACGTTTTGAGGAAAATGTTAAACCTCATTGCAGACAATCAGCGAGTAGTAGACTTTGGGTGTGCGACTGGTTACTTTGCTCAGTTACTTAGTAGAAAAGGCTGTATTGTGACAGGAGTAGAGATAAATCGAGATGCTGCCAAAGTTGCCGAACAGTACTGTAAAGAGGTAATAGTTGCCGACTTAGATTTTGTTTCTGTTACAGAAATATTGCCTAGTCAGGAGTTCGATGTTGCAGTATTTGGAGATGTTTTAGAGCATCTGCGAAACCCTTGGAAAGTTTTAGAAGAAACCAAGCAGATGTTAAAAAAAGATGGATATGTAGTTGCTTCTATTCCAAATATTGCTCACGGTGCAATTCGCTTGTCTTTACTACAAGGTAAATTTGAATATACAGAATTAGGGATTTTAGATAATACTCATCTGAGGTTTTTTACCAGAAAAACGGTTGAGGAGTTATTTGAAATACCAGGATATTTCGTAAATATTGCTGATCGGACAAAACTAGAAGTTTTTTCAGAGAGTTCTTTGATACCTCAAAATAAGAGAGAACAATTCGACAGTAATACTATTAAACAAATTGAAGAAGATAAAGATGCTGACACTTTACAATTTATTATTCGGGCAGATCCTTGGACTATAGAAGGAGAATATGCTGCAATAAGCGATCGCTTCTCTAATCTGTTGGAAGAATCAGAGCAATTAAAATCTCAACTGCATTCAACACAAGCAGAACTGGATCAAGCCCAAGCTCAAGTACAGGGTAATCAGCTTCAGTTAGAGCGATCGCAGTCTCAACTCCAACAAACCCAGACAGAATTGGAGCGATCGCAGTCTCAACTCCAACAAACCCAGACAGAATTGGAGCGATCGCAATCTCAACTCCAACAAACTCAGACAGAATTGGAGCGATCGCAATCTCAACTCCAACAAACTCAGGCAGAATTGGAGCGATCGCAGTCTCATCTACAGCAAACCCAAACAGAATTGGAGCGATCGCAGTCTCAACTCCAACAAACTCAGGCGAAATTAGAGAAATCACAGTCTGAATTAATATATGCTCAAACTTCTATTACTGCAATGCAAACTAGTAAGTTCTGGAAGTTAAGGAAAGCTTGGTTCAGAGTTAAGGGTTTCCTGGATTTGGTTCCCGCCTCAGAAATGTTTACACATAATAAAGAGTTAAACACAGTTAATAAAACAGAAGACATCCTGGAAACTTCTAACTCTCTTCAAGAAGATTTATCCACTGATAACAGGTTAAAAATGTTTGCTTTTATTAGTGGGTGCCCGGGAGATTCTTATCGTTATCGATGTCATCATCAAGCGGAAATCCTAAAGTACCTTGGCTATACAGTTGATGTATATGAACCAATGGTGTTTTTATACAATGAACTTATCATTAAATATAAAATAATTGTTGCTCATCGAGTTCCTCATACTTACGAATTTGAACAGTTTGTTTCCAATGCGAAAAAGCTAGGCATAAAAGTTATTTTTGATACTGATGATTTAGTGTTTGATCCATCCCGTATTTCTCAAATTCATGCTTTTACGCTAATGGATCAGCAAGAGAAGACGCTATATGAAAATGGAGTAAAACGATATCGTAAATCCATGTCTTTATGTGACTACATAACAGTAAGTACCAACAAACTCCAGCAAGAAATAAAACAAAGTTTTCCTAATAAAGTTTCGATAATTTTACGCAACCGTATAAGTAATGAGATGGAACAAGGAGCAATAGAAGCTCGTAAGAGTTATGTTCCTAATGATGGGATGCTTCGAATTGCCTATTTTAGTGGTACTAAAACCCATGTTAAAGATTTTGCAGAATGTGTTTTAGCTTTAAAAAGCATTCTTACAGAATTTCCTTATGTCCGTCTCATGGTAGTTGGACATCTCGATATCCCAGAAGCATTACAGGAAGTTGCCTCACAAATAGAGTGTGTTCCATATATGCCTTGGAGAGATTTACCAGAATTGTACCGGAAAGTTGATATTAATCTTGCACCCTTGGAAAAAAATAATGACTTTACCGAATCAAAAAGTGAACTAAAATATTTTGAAGCAGCGCTTTTATCTGTCCCAACAATTGCTTCGGATACAAGTGCTTTTCATGTCGCTATTCAAGATGGAGTCAATGGACTACTTTGTAATAGTTTGGATGAATGGAAAAATGCTCTGTATCAACTGGTAACTAACTATAAGTTAAGACAAGAAATGGGGCATAAAGCCTTTGAGGATGTAAATTCTCGCTATTTGACGCGGGTTGCAGCCTCAGAAAGTATGCAGAAGTGGAAATATTTATTGGGGGGAAGCTTATCACCCAATAAACCTCTTTCCATTGCCTTTATTCTGCGAGCGCCGATTGCTCAAACGGGTGGAGGCTATAAGCATATTTTTAATTTAGCTTATTATCTGGCAGCTAAAGAACACACCGTCAATATCTATATTGAACCAATTGCTCATCTAACCAATTTTACTACTGAACAAGTAAGAGATTTTTGCGATGAGAATTTTGGAAAGAGTAATGCTATCATTCATTGTGGTCATGCTGGAATTTTAGAATCAGATATAGCGATCGCTACAAATTGGCCTACAGCTTATGTTGTCGATCAACTAGTTAACACCCGATTCAAAGCATACTATGTTCAAGATTATGAGCCTTACTTTTATAAACCTGGAGAGGCTAATTTTACTCAAGCAGAAGCCACCTATGATTTACCTTTAAGTATAATTACTTTAGGCAAATATTTGGCAGAAATATTGAGCCAAAGAAATAAAATTGACTATCCGTATGTAGATTTTCCTTTAGGTGAAGTGTTTTTGGCAGAAAATCCTATTTTGGAGCGTCATTTAAATACAACAAAGCCCTGTTCAATACTATTTTTTGCTCGTCCTCATATCCCCAGACGTAATTTTACTTTGGGAGTAGAATCATTAAATAAATTGTATCAGCACAATTCTGACGTGCAAATCAAGTTGTATGGACTGGAAGAAGCTTTAGAACTTCCATTTCCTTACGAAAACTTGGGAGTTTTAACTCAAGCTGAAACAGCAGAAGCAATGCGCTCATCTGATATACATCTATCTTTTTCTATGACAAATATAAGCACAGTTGTTTTTGAAGCAATGGTTGTGGCTGTGCCACAGTCGAAGTAG
- a CDS encoding Get3/ArsA fold putative tail anchor-mediating ATPase NosAFP, which translates to MALILTFLGKGGTARTKIAIAAAKLLASQGKRVLLAGQAEPTLSILLSTPIAADPQEIAPNLQVVQFQASVLLERNWDEVKKLEAQYLRTPIFKDVFGQELVVLPGMDNALALNAIREYDASGKYDAIVYDGTGDSLTLRMLGLPESLSWYVRRFRQLFVNSDLGKTITESPLIQPLISSFFNINWTADNFAAPTNQVNNFLEKGRAALADPKRLVAFLVTTGDPIEVANARYLWGSAQQIGLTVGGVLFVSTPTNANLLEEFIPLPVNVVPDSPTGDWQPLIDALPNFEAQALQAPKPIEIDIHNRQVRLFLPGFDKKQVKLTQYGPEVTVEAGDQRRNIPLPPALSGRPVAGAKFQNNYLIISF; encoded by the coding sequence ATGGCTCTAATATTGACATTTTTGGGCAAAGGCGGCACCGCTCGTACCAAAATTGCGATCGCCGCCGCCAAATTATTGGCAAGTCAAGGCAAGCGCGTACTCCTAGCAGGACAAGCAGAACCAACATTGTCAATTCTGCTGAGTACTCCTATTGCTGCCGATCCGCAGGAAATCGCCCCCAATTTGCAAGTAGTCCAGTTTCAAGCATCTGTACTACTAGAACGCAACTGGGACGAAGTGAAGAAACTTGAGGCGCAATATCTCCGCACGCCCATATTCAAAGACGTTTTTGGGCAAGAACTGGTGGTATTACCAGGTATGGACAACGCCCTAGCCTTGAATGCTATCCGTGAATATGATGCCAGTGGCAAATATGATGCGATCGTCTACGATGGCACGGGTGACTCTTTAACATTGCGAATGTTGGGTTTGCCAGAATCTCTCAGTTGGTATGTCCGGCGATTTCGGCAATTATTTGTCAACTCCGATTTAGGGAAGACGATTACTGAATCACCCTTGATTCAACCGTTGATTAGCAGTTTTTTCAATATCAACTGGACAGCAGATAATTTTGCAGCGCCCACTAACCAAGTCAATAATTTCTTAGAAAAGGGGAGAGCCGCTCTTGCTGATCCCAAGCGTCTCGTTGCTTTCTTAGTGACTACAGGAGATCCCATTGAGGTAGCAAATGCTCGTTATTTGTGGGGTAGCGCTCAACAAATTGGTTTAACTGTCGGTGGTGTTCTGTTTGTATCTACGCCGACGAATGCCAACCTGTTAGAGGAATTTATACCCCTACCTGTGAACGTCGTTCCCGACTCACCTACAGGTGACTGGCAACCACTAATAGACGCTTTACCCAACTTTGAAGCACAAGCATTACAGGCTCCCAAACCAATTGAAATAGACATCCACAATCGTCAAGTACGCTTATTCTTGCCAGGTTTTGACAAAAAGCAAGTGAAGCTTACCCAATATGGGCCAGAAGTTACGGTAGAAGCAGGAGACCAGAGGCGCAATATTCCCTTACCCCCGGCTCTAAGCGGCAGACCCGTTGCTGGAGCAAAGTTTCAAAATAATTATTTGATAATTTCGTTTTAA
- the petP gene encoding cytochrome b6f subunit PetP, whose translation MEIGQKVKVFRLRDRVSAPVVKKLGQVGIIQGYKVTDGAGIGVVVLFDDNTSTWFFEDEIKPV comes from the coding sequence ATGGAAATCGGACAAAAGGTTAAAGTCTTTCGTTTGCGCGATCGCGTTTCTGCCCCAGTTGTAAAAAAACTCGGACAAGTGGGTATCATCCAAGGCTACAAAGTCACCGATGGTGCTGGGATCGGTGTAGTGGTGTTGTTTGACGACAATACTTCCACTTGGTTTTTTGAAGATGAAATCAAACCAGTGTAG
- a CDS encoding ABC transporter ATP-binding protein, which translates to MGEEIAISLKNVSKCFKRYSRPVDRLKEVLLPGKSRTDEFWALRDINIEIPKGQTVGILGRNGSGKSTLLQIIVGTLTPSSGDVRVVGRISALLELGSGFNPEFTGRQNVFFNGQLLGLSQKQIEDRFDDIAAFADIGDFIDQPVKTYSSGMYVRLAFSVAVNVDPEILIVDEALAVGDVVFQHRCMRRMRAMMDSGVTTLFVSHDAGAIKTLCNSAVMIHDGKIHTTGLPNAVVIEYLKLVTELELGLAQDIKVNSQQQVNTVVDNAIQASDSPTFEIESPSSNFSKATRRGSGKARIESVKILNQLGHYSGESPIFAFNEEVTLIINLKVYSAIKSCIVGFHVCDKNGNEVIGSNTLEENIKIDKLEPGEEIEIKFKFNLPLRPSSYSLTVAGAESYEALSFDWIDNIMVFQILPPETGKLIHALVHQPMVVKVNKKVLPTVVTPA; encoded by the coding sequence ATGGGTGAAGAAATTGCTATTTCCCTTAAGAATGTCTCGAAGTGTTTCAAACGGTATAGCCGACCTGTAGATAGGCTAAAAGAAGTTTTGCTACCTGGTAAGAGTAGAACAGATGAATTTTGGGCACTTCGGGATATAAACATTGAGATCCCCAAAGGACAGACAGTTGGAATCCTTGGACGCAACGGTTCTGGAAAAAGTACATTGCTACAAATTATAGTGGGAACCCTCACACCATCCAGTGGTGATGTGCGAGTCGTAGGTCGAATTTCTGCTTTATTAGAATTAGGCAGTGGTTTTAACCCAGAGTTTACTGGCAGGCAAAATGTCTTTTTTAACGGACAATTGTTAGGGTTAAGTCAAAAACAAATCGAAGACAGATTTGATGATATTGCCGCTTTTGCCGATATTGGCGATTTTATCGATCAACCTGTTAAAACTTATTCTAGTGGTATGTATGTCCGCTTGGCATTTTCTGTTGCAGTCAATGTCGATCCAGAAATTTTAATTGTTGACGAAGCACTTGCTGTTGGAGATGTTGTATTTCAACATCGTTGTATGCGGCGAATGCGTGCAATGATGGATTCTGGAGTTACAACATTATTTGTTTCCCACGATGCAGGCGCGATTAAAACATTGTGTAATTCAGCCGTGATGATTCATGATGGAAAAATACATACGACAGGATTGCCAAATGCTGTTGTGATTGAATATTTAAAATTAGTTACAGAGCTTGAATTAGGTTTAGCACAAGATATTAAAGTTAACTCTCAACAGCAAGTAAATACCGTTGTAGATAACGCAATACAAGCTTCAGATTCTCCAACTTTTGAGATTGAATCTCCGAGTTCCAATTTCAGCAAGGCAACACGCAGAGGAAGTGGGAAAGCCAGAATAGAAAGCGTAAAAATCCTGAATCAATTAGGTCATTATTCTGGCGAAAGTCCAATATTTGCATTTAATGAAGAAGTGACATTAATTATAAATTTAAAAGTTTATTCTGCCATAAAAAGTTGTATTGTTGGCTTTCATGTATGTGATAAAAATGGTAATGAGGTAATTGGTAGTAATACTTTAGAAGAAAATATCAAAATAGATAAATTAGAACCAGGAGAAGAAATAGAAATTAAGTTTAAATTTAATTTACCTCTTCGACCTAGTTCTTATAGCTTAACAGTTGCTGGGGCTGAAAGCTATGAAGCTCTTAGCTTTGACTGGATTGATAATATAATGGTTTTTCAAATTTTACCCCCAGAGACTGGAAAGCTAATTCATGCTTTAGTCCATCAACCGATGGTCGTTAAAGTAAACAAAAAAGTTTTGCCAACAGTAGTGACACCAGCTTAA
- a CDS encoding acyltransferase family protein, with protein sequence MVEEIAIPLKNRLDALLVLRGFACLMVVVLHCNPPRNAIFYKGYDLSWLTFSSGLVGVWIFFSMSGYLMGKAFYTKRYTADVPGVINFWRNRLLRICPLYYFAVLILALFVYTDILKIENWGYLFRIITFTYNHSLPPIWNGAMWSLSTEVQFYILVPFLYTFLSHRLISRKQIVFTAIFIILVTFFVKLVFWITLRHQISEELKYFNKYSYTQLVTNIDLFLCGFIVNGLLFHQSKIITNFKNIKVNQIYMKYLAIILLIILYMLTAHHLYHHELWNLPERAGKGMRTSTTFFIWQPITALITSFFIFVFEFDIYQTSIKNEVLSFSVILRNPLRVMELFGNLSYGVYIWHMPILAKINFIFTSQIPIEAFYMRLIATLLLSTLLASITYFVIEIPCSRWKTYQKIQIGNN encoded by the coding sequence ATGGTAGAAGAAATTGCAATTCCCCTAAAAAATCGTTTAGATGCACTACTTGTTCTGCGTGGTTTTGCATGTTTAATGGTAGTAGTTCTTCACTGTAATCCTCCGAGAAATGCAATTTTTTATAAAGGTTATGATCTGAGTTGGCTAACATTTAGCTCCGGGCTGGTAGGCGTCTGGATTTTCTTTTCTATGTCAGGATACTTAATGGGTAAAGCTTTTTACACTAAACGTTATACTGCTGATGTCCCAGGAGTTATCAATTTTTGGCGTAACCGATTGTTGAGAATCTGTCCTCTCTATTATTTTGCTGTATTGATTTTGGCTCTATTCGTCTATACCGATATTCTTAAAATAGAAAATTGGGGATATTTGTTTAGAATAATTACGTTTACATACAATCATTCATTGCCACCAATATGGAATGGAGCGATGTGGTCTTTGTCAACGGAAGTACAGTTTTACATACTTGTTCCTTTCTTATACACTTTTCTATCACATCGTTTAATTAGTAGAAAACAGATTGTGTTTACAGCTATTTTCATCATTTTGGTTACTTTTTTTGTCAAGCTTGTATTTTGGATTACTTTACGACATCAAATAAGTGAAGAGCTTAAATATTTTAATAAATATTCCTATACTCAATTAGTGACAAATATAGATTTATTTTTATGTGGTTTTATCGTTAATGGATTACTTTTTCATCAAAGCAAAATAATAACTAATTTTAAAAACATTAAAGTAAATCAAATATATATGAAATATTTAGCTATTATTTTGCTCATTATTCTTTATATGCTGACTGCTCATCACTTATATCATCATGAGCTATGGAATTTACCAGAGCGTGCTGGCAAAGGTATGAGGACATCTACAACCTTTTTTATTTGGCAACCAATAACTGCACTAATCACATCTTTTTTCATATTTGTATTTGAGTTTGACATTTATCAAACTTCAATAAAAAATGAAGTTTTATCATTTAGCGTTATTTTAAGAAATCCATTAAGAGTAATGGAGCTGTTTGGGAATCTATCATATGGTGTGTATATATGGCATATGCCAATTCTTGCAAAAATTAATTTTATATTTACATCACAAATTCCTATTGAAGCATTTTATATGAGATTAATTGCTACTCTTCTTTTATCAACTTTATTAGCATCTATTACATATTTTGTAATAGAAATTCCATGTAGTAGGTGGAAGACCTACCAAAAGATTCAAATTGGAAACAATTAG
- a CDS encoding ABC transporter permease has protein sequence MRGFVRKAGSIRRILPINERLWAKFDLLRTLVRRDLEARYKGSVLGNLWPLLNQLSQLLIYTYVFSTVLKVKLTTLKGLPANDFTFGLWLFAGLLPWIAFTGGLMQSANSVLGQPNLVKKVVFPLTLLPLVPVLSTFIESSFGLMALIFFVAVNTHTLHATLALLPLVWLTQLLLTAGLGYLAAGLTVFLRDIPQTLGMILNIWFYVTPLVYPASAIPEQWRTLVFWLNPIAAIAEVYRDIVLVGEVKHWGEWGVSSLIAVVVFFGGLWCYRRLRPAFADVL, from the coding sequence ATGCGAGGATTTGTCCGTAAAGCAGGGAGTATAAGGCGTATCCTGCCGATAAATGAACGGTTGTGGGCAAAGTTTGACTTGCTGAGAACTTTGGTGCGTCGGGATTTAGAGGCGCGTTACAAGGGTTCTGTTTTGGGCAACTTGTGGCCTTTGCTAAATCAGCTATCACAATTACTGATTTATACTTATGTGTTTTCCACCGTGCTGAAGGTGAAGCTGACTACTCTCAAAGGTTTACCAGCAAATGATTTCACCTTTGGTTTGTGGCTATTTGCAGGGTTACTTCCTTGGATTGCTTTTACGGGTGGTTTAATGCAGTCCGCTAATTCGGTACTTGGACAACCGAATTTAGTCAAGAAGGTGGTGTTTCCTCTAACTTTGTTACCTTTAGTGCCAGTTTTGTCAACATTTATTGAGAGTTCCTTTGGTTTAATGGCATTGATTTTTTTCGTGGCGGTAAATACTCATACTTTACATGCTACCTTAGCGCTATTACCCTTGGTCTGGCTAACGCAGCTATTGCTAACAGCAGGGTTGGGCTATTTAGCAGCAGGACTAACGGTGTTTTTGCGAGATATTCCACAGACTTTAGGAATGATTTTAAATATTTGGTTTTATGTGACACCGCTTGTCTATCCAGCATCAGCAATTCCTGAGCAATGGCGGACTTTGGTATTCTGGTTAAATCCAATAGCAGCGATCGCTGAAGTTTATCGTGACATAGTTTTAGTTGGAGAAGTCAAACACTGGGGCGAGTGGGGAGTTTCTTCGCTAATTGCAGTTGTAGTGTTTTTTGGAGGCTTGTGGTGTTATCGCCGCCTGCGTCCAGCATTCGCCGATGTATTGTGA
- a CDS encoding glycosyltransferase, which yields MKSKYKIAAYITAYEDPKAVMDCLNAIACQSCFAVDKLLILDNSTKKPLLHLTNKDNILIKFHPENIGIAAGLTWAIKWAIKQKYDFLWCFDQDSVPDYKLSRNFANHLL from the coding sequence ATGAAGTCTAAGTATAAGATAGCAGCTTATATAACTGCTTATGAAGATCCAAAAGCAGTTATGGATTGTCTTAATGCTATTGCTTGCCAATCCTGCTTTGCGGTTGACAAGTTGCTGATATTAGATAACTCCACAAAAAAGCCTTTATTGCATCTCACAAATAAAGACAATATTTTAATCAAGTTTCATCCAGAAAATATAGGGATTGCGGCAGGGCTAACGTGGGCAATCAAATGGGCTATCAAACAAAAATATGACTTTTTATGGTGTTTTGATCAAGATAGTGTTCCGGACTACAAACTGTCTAGAAATTTTGCTAACCACTTATTATGA
- a CDS encoding methyltransferase domain-containing protein translates to MITRVDYQLNRLQFLKKLVNLENAEGLEIGACDLPTVTKEVGKCEFADFRSSEEMIALWNLPAETVMPVKYILQRNSKVHLQIDKNFDFVILCHVIEHIPNVIGYIKDLDNLLKPGGLLIIACPDKRRTLMLQDL, encoded by the coding sequence ATGATTACTAGAGTAGATTATCAGTTAAATCGCTTGCAATTTTTAAAGAAATTAGTGAATTTAGAAAATGCAGAAGGTTTAGAAATAGGAGCTTGCGATTTACCAACTGTTACCAAAGAGGTTGGCAAATGTGAGTTTGCCGATTTTCGTTCATCGGAAGAAATGATTGCTCTTTGGAACCTTCCTGCTGAAACAGTAATGCCGGTCAAATATATTCTCCAAAGAAATAGTAAAGTTCATCTTCAAATTGACAAAAACTTTGATTTTGTAATTCTCTGTCATGTAATTGAGCATATTCCTAATGTCATTGGCTATATTAAAGATTTAGATAATTTGTTGAAACCAGGAGGACTCCTAATTATTGCCTGTCCAGATAAGAGAAGAACTTTGATGCTTCAAGACCTTTAA